ATGAGGTGATTATACAATGGAATATAATCAAGACATGAAAAATAGATTAAAACGTATTGAAGGGCAAGTTCGCGGTGTGCTTCGTATGATGGAAGAAGGAAAAGATTGCCGAGAGGTTATTACACAGTTAACGGCATCTCGTTCTGCACTTGATCGTACAATTGGACTTGTTGTTGGGACAAATTTAGAGCAATGTTTGCGTGAGCAGTTTG
This genomic interval from Bacillus thuringiensis contains the following:
- a CDS encoding metal-sensitive transcriptional regulator, whose translation is MEYNQDMKNRLKRIEGQVRGVLRMMEEGKDCREVITQLTASRSALDRTIGLVVGTNLEQCLREQFESGNGSNEELIKEAVQLLVKSR